In a genomic window of Ralstonia nicotianae:
- a CDS encoding methylated-DNA--[protein]-cysteine S-methyltransferase gives MTAMLRLTFAGPLGDLLLIATDTHLTGAFFTGQKTIPANAHQLRTGADAALLLEAQAQFEAYFAGRLQVFDLPMAPAGTPFQHDVWRQLCAIPFGERCTYGQITARLGLAREHARAVGTAVGRNPISIAIPCHRVVGADGSLTGYAGGLPRKAALLRLEGHPAQVGARLPMPADPRQAALALAPA, from the coding sequence ATGACCGCCATGCTCCGCCTCACCTTCGCCGGCCCGCTCGGCGACCTGCTGCTGATCGCCACCGACACCCACCTGACCGGCGCGTTCTTCACCGGGCAGAAGACGATCCCGGCCAACGCGCACCAGCTGCGCACGGGTGCCGACGCCGCCCTCCTCCTCGAGGCCCAGGCACAGTTCGAAGCCTATTTCGCCGGCCGGCTACAGGTGTTCGACCTGCCGATGGCGCCCGCCGGCACGCCGTTCCAGCACGACGTGTGGCGGCAGCTGTGCGCGATCCCCTTCGGCGAGCGCTGCACCTACGGCCAGATCACCGCCCGGCTCGGACTCGCCCGTGAACATGCGCGCGCGGTCGGCACCGCCGTCGGACGCAACCCGATCTCGATCGCCATCCCGTGCCATCGCGTGGTCGGCGCGGATGGCTCGCTGACCGGCTATGCCGGCGGACTACCGCGCAAGGCCGCGCTGCTGCGGCTGGAAGGCCATCCGGCACAGGTCGGCGCACGGCTGCCGATGCCGGCCGATCCGCGCCAGGCCGCGCTGGCGCTCGCGCCTGCATGA
- a CDS encoding DNA-3-methyladenine glycosylase 2 family protein — protein sequence MHLDPDACYHAVQSRDRRFDGWFFVGVTSTGVYCRPICAVRTPLQKNCRFFASAAAAEKAGFRPCLRCRPELAPGHSLAEMSSSLARAAARMIDEGFLQQHDLAALAAAVGVTDRHLRRIFRAEFDVSPIEYAQTQRLLLAKRLLTDTAMPVGDVAYAAGFGSVRRLNSGFAEHYGFAPTRLRTRAAPVSRGDDGATLMLGYRPPFAWHALLDFLRARAVDGVEVVDAHSYARTIALDYAGRRHAGWLHARDVPQRHAIALTLSASLVQAMPPVLARVRRLFDLDCRPDLVDTHLGTLAAGTPGLRVPGAVDGFEIAVRAIAGQVVSLARARRILARLAAAYGTPLAQPRAGLPTAFPSATALASVDPQALSGETGLQASRAAAVVEIARAIDAGRLRLEPLVPLAPTLAALQALPGIGEWTAQYIAMRALGWPNAFPLGDYVLRKRLADHDGTLPTRHAMATRAEDWAPWRAYAAMHLWHRDDALAPTP from the coding sequence ATGCACCTCGACCCCGACGCCTGCTACCACGCCGTGCAATCGCGCGACCGGCGCTTCGATGGCTGGTTCTTCGTCGGCGTCACCTCCACCGGCGTCTATTGCCGCCCGATCTGCGCGGTGCGCACGCCGCTGCAGAAGAACTGCCGCTTCTTCGCCTCCGCCGCCGCGGCCGAGAAGGCGGGTTTCCGCCCGTGCCTGCGCTGCCGCCCCGAGCTGGCGCCGGGCCACAGCCTGGCCGAGATGTCATCCAGCCTCGCCCGCGCCGCCGCGCGCATGATCGACGAAGGCTTCCTGCAGCAGCACGATCTGGCCGCGCTGGCGGCAGCGGTGGGCGTGACGGATCGCCACCTGCGCCGCATCTTCCGCGCCGAATTCGACGTCTCGCCCATCGAGTACGCGCAGACGCAGCGCCTGCTGCTCGCCAAGCGGCTGCTGACGGACACCGCCATGCCGGTCGGCGACGTCGCATATGCGGCCGGCTTCGGCAGCGTGCGGCGGCTCAACAGCGGGTTCGCCGAGCACTACGGCTTCGCGCCGACACGGCTGCGCACCCGCGCCGCACCGGTATCGCGCGGCGACGACGGCGCCACGCTGATGCTGGGTTACCGCCCGCCCTTCGCCTGGCACGCGCTGCTCGACTTCCTGCGCGCGCGTGCCGTGGACGGCGTCGAGGTGGTCGACGCGCACAGCTACGCCCGCACCATCGCGCTCGACTATGCCGGCCGCCGTCATGCCGGCTGGCTGCACGCGCGCGACGTGCCGCAACGGCATGCGATCGCGCTCACGCTGTCGGCCAGCCTGGTGCAGGCGATGCCGCCGGTCCTGGCCCGCGTGCGCCGCCTGTTCGATCTCGATTGCCGGCCCGACCTGGTCGACACGCACCTCGGCACGCTTGCCGCCGGCACGCCCGGCCTGCGCGTGCCGGGTGCGGTGGACGGCTTCGAGATCGCCGTGCGCGCCATCGCCGGGCAGGTCGTTTCGCTAGCGCGGGCGCGGCGCATCCTGGCCCGCCTGGCGGCCGCCTATGGCACGCCGCTGGCGCAGCCGCGCGCCGGATTGCCGACCGCCTTCCCGTCCGCCACCGCGCTGGCGAGCGTGGACCCGCAGGCGCTGTCCGGCGAAACCGGCCTGCAGGCCAGCCGTGCCGCCGCCGTGGTGGAAATCGCCCGCGCCATCGACGCCGGCCGCCTGCGCCTGGAACCGCTGGTGCCGCTCGCGCCCACGCTGGCGGCGCTGCAAGCGCTGCCCGGCATCGGCGAATGGACCGCGCAATACATCGCCATGCGCGCGCTGGGCTGGCCGAATGCGTTTCCGCTGGGCGACTACGTGCTGCGCAAGCGCCTGGCCGATCACGATGGCACGCTGCCGACACGCCACGCCATGGCCACCCGGGCGGAAGACTGGGCGCCATGGCGCGCCTATGCCGCCATGCACCTGTGGCACCGCGACGATGCCCTGGCTCCGACCCCATGA
- a CDS encoding DMT family transporter: protein MRRSDAIELLILAALWGGSFLFMRVAAPPFGPVALIALRVAIASAFLLPVLAMRGGLGALRPHWPHLLAVGVLNSAVPFCLLAYAELTLTAGFTSVLNAAAPLFAAIVAFAWLGERMSAWRVLGLAIGFVGVIVLVGGSSALDARQGGRAVAAALGATVLYGLAGSYAKRYLTGVPPLAVATGSQIAAAVVLAPLAVWLWPAHTPTGSVWLHVIGLGIACTGIAYILFFRLIAHVGPTRAVSVTFLVPVFGVLWGILFLSEQLTLNMVAGCAVILLGTSLSTGVLASGRRAAAGTGSGADDKASPLRSGR from the coding sequence ATGCGCCGCTCCGATGCCATCGAACTGCTGATACTGGCCGCCCTGTGGGGCGGCTCCTTCCTCTTCATGCGCGTCGCCGCGCCGCCCTTCGGCCCTGTCGCGCTGATCGCGCTGCGGGTGGCGATCGCCTCCGCCTTCCTGCTGCCGGTGCTGGCCATGCGCGGCGGCCTCGGCGCACTGCGCCCGCACTGGCCGCACCTGCTGGCGGTGGGCGTGCTGAATTCGGCGGTTCCCTTCTGCCTGCTCGCCTATGCCGAGTTGACGCTGACGGCAGGCTTCACCTCCGTGCTCAACGCGGCCGCGCCGCTGTTCGCCGCCATCGTCGCCTTCGCCTGGCTGGGCGAGCGGATGTCGGCGTGGCGCGTGCTGGGGCTGGCGATCGGCTTTGTCGGTGTGATCGTGCTGGTGGGCGGCTCGTCGGCCCTGGATGCCAGGCAGGGCGGGCGGGCGGTGGCCGCCGCGCTCGGCGCGACCGTGCTGTACGGCCTGGCCGGCAGCTATGCCAAGCGCTACCTGACCGGCGTGCCGCCGCTGGCCGTGGCAACCGGTAGCCAGATCGCGGCGGCAGTCGTGCTGGCGCCGCTGGCGGTATGGCTGTGGCCGGCGCACACGCCCACCGGCAGCGTCTGGCTCCATGTGATCGGCCTCGGCATCGCCTGCACGGGGATCGCCTATATCCTGTTCTTCCGGCTGATCGCGCATGTCGGCCCGACGCGCGCCGTGTCGGTAACCTTCCTGGTCCCGGTATTCGGCGTGCTGTGGGGCATCCTGTTCCTGAGCGAGCAACTGACGCTGAACATGGTGGCCGGCTGCGCGGTGATCCTGCTGGGCACGTCACTGTCCACCGGCGTGCTGGCCTCCGGCAGGCGCGCGGCCGCCGGCACGGGCAGCGGTGCCGACGACAAGGCGTCACCGCTGCGCTCGGGCCGCTGA
- a CDS encoding SDR family oxidoreductase, with protein sequence MSKTIVITGGSRGIGRATVVLCARRGWSVAIQYRGNRQAADETAGLVEQAGGRLLAVQGDVSSEADVMALFEAAQDRFGALHGVVNNAGIVAPAQDVADMSAQRLRAIFEINVLGAFLVAREAARRLSTARGGAGGALVNVSSAAARLGSPHEYVDYAASKGAVDTMTLGLARELGREGVRVNAVRPGLIDTEIHACGGQPDRAQRLGAATPMGRPGTAAEVAETIVWLLSDAASYVTGALLDCSGGR encoded by the coding sequence ATGTCCAAGACCATCGTCATCACCGGCGGCAGCAGGGGCATCGGCCGCGCCACGGTGGTTCTGTGCGCGCGGCGCGGGTGGTCCGTGGCGATCCAGTATCGCGGCAACCGGCAGGCCGCCGACGAGACGGCGGGCCTCGTCGAGCAGGCCGGCGGCCGGCTGCTGGCGGTGCAGGGCGATGTGTCGAGCGAGGCGGATGTGATGGCGCTGTTCGAGGCGGCGCAGGACCGCTTCGGCGCGCTGCACGGTGTGGTCAACAACGCCGGCATCGTGGCGCCCGCGCAGGACGTGGCCGACATGAGCGCACAGCGGCTGCGCGCGATATTCGAGATCAATGTGCTGGGCGCGTTCCTGGTGGCGCGCGAAGCGGCGCGGCGGCTGTCGACCGCGCGCGGCGGCGCGGGCGGTGCGCTGGTGAATGTGTCTTCGGCGGCGGCGCGGCTCGGCTCGCCGCACGAATATGTCGACTACGCCGCCTCCAAGGGCGCGGTGGACACCATGACGCTGGGCCTGGCGCGCGAACTGGGCCGCGAGGGTGTGCGCGTCAACGCGGTGCGCCCCGGCCTGATCGACACCGAGATCCACGCTTGCGGCGGCCAGCCGGATCGTGCCCAGCGCCTGGGTGCCGCCACGCCGATGGGCCGGCCCGGCACCGCCGCGGAGGTGGCCGAGACCATCGTCTGGCTGCTGTCGGATGCGGCGTCGTACGTGACGGGGGCGCTGCTGGACTGCTCAGGCGGGCGCTGA